In one window of Acidovorax sp. HDW3 DNA:
- a CDS encoding pilus assembly protein produces the protein MPRTLPPRFRKNLLALAAGAALAPHAAWALDLATSPPGTTQPYVAPNVIISVDDSGSMGWAIDPQLAENDKITQPKADGTWDSAAPRINILKYSLQSIFDPTHSKYDASLLPDKKIRLSWQSMWNNGRSPNASSVYNADNYGNITSQNTNSMRPLEGNHRNNFVSFVKNLYTNNGTPSHLMFTQADAYMRAKVSKYGPWSTNPGGTNAASTEYLGCRRNYHIFMSDGRWNGTIYSPTDTSRRDNATNISLADGNVYGGSTAAEQVKTALYRDSWNTTTLADWAFYSWGTPLQTTGVSGAPEPTAEYRNAPNSEDFGTDSTGKKNAVLEKYWNPKYDPATWPHMVTYTIGFSGDATTWPDAPTIFAPTDKTPFGYNGSFPDFVTGNKSWPNMRKNGKSTDERVRALDLWHAAINGRGRFYAVNKGEDLEKAFREIIGAINVQTDPDLSSNATSGSNTSRNDVGKYTAAYDPKNGWKGFVQGEIVQKGGLTTIPNPGWNGETTADKLDAAGFNINTRVVVGWSDQLTTAGPEKGGVAFRWANDETYLSSKQRTWLQKNTAGTDEGATKGGQRLNYIRGDKSLEGTTTSQPYRQRQSIQGDIINSVVWYTGAPASNLALKGYTQFVRANSTRPAMIYVGGNDGMLHGFAAADGSETLAYVPRGAMAQLRYLTVPEYKDSHKFFVDGSPMTGDVDMGTGTQDPQDPNYNPNYQPDWRTLLVGTMGLGGKGYFVLDVTNPTTAAGSAPAFVEASAGDLVKLDRTRNVEDTTPDCVTKLNTAQKAACNKAVAEDADIGHITARPVIDEADPMRSSQITRLNNNRWAVVMGNGYNSKNQRPVLLIQYLDGDKELLRIPVTGTADIPPTPGSGLSNDNGLSAPRLVDLNGDGRPDIAYAGDNLGNMWKFDLTNITAANWSVAFSGSPLFTAQGPGSYGGASRTVVQPISTVPTVRANDRMKTVGTGPSATSVKVGGMMVAFGTGRNVTKLDPASNVVQTLYSVLDNTRYKIIDTTLGKRLQVHPGGGTCPNGADCVPTPTALGTGVATAKLAEQTINDGDSGTLTAKVAMDWNTHNGWFLDMPATGERLLKPMEFYDGTNILRMYSQVPAKGSNANPDVESCDEATLDVERQYRTDVNIMDGQKASFQITSVANDGVFNDPNGGPSRIKVTAGSHTNIVQGNRNLDVDVKNKTRTDNRSPEQSMRPSWRQVK, from the coding sequence ATGCCCCGCACCCTTCCCCCCCGCTTCCGCAAAAACCTGCTGGCCCTCGCAGCCGGCGCTGCGCTGGCCCCGCACGCTGCCTGGGCACTGGATCTGGCGACCTCTCCACCTGGCACCACCCAACCTTATGTGGCGCCAAACGTCATTATTTCGGTTGACGATTCGGGAAGTATGGGTTGGGCCATCGACCCCCAATTAGCGGAAAACGACAAAATAACACAACCAAAGGCCGATGGCACCTGGGATTCTGCCGCCCCGCGCATCAATATCCTTAAATATTCCCTACAATCAATTTTCGACCCTACCCATTCGAAATACGATGCCTCTTTATTGCCGGATAAAAAAATACGACTATCTTGGCAATCGATGTGGAACAATGGTAGATCGCCCAATGCCTCAAGCGTATATAACGCCGATAATTACGGAAATATTACCAGTCAAAATACTAACTCCATGCGCCCCTTAGAAGGGAATCACCGCAATAACTTCGTCTCTTTTGTCAAAAATCTATACACCAACAACGGTACTCCTTCGCACTTAATGTTCACACAGGCCGACGCCTATATGCGCGCCAAGGTAAGCAAATACGGCCCTTGGTCCACAAACCCCGGAGGAACAAATGCCGCCAGCACAGAATATCTTGGCTGCCGACGAAATTACCACATCTTCATGTCTGATGGCCGTTGGAACGGCACAATTTATAGCCCCACCGATACCAGCCGGAGAGATAACGCCACCAATATCAGCCTAGCCGATGGTAATGTGTATGGCGGCAGCACGGCTGCAGAGCAGGTCAAGACCGCCTTGTACCGAGACAGCTGGAACACAACCACGCTCGCAGACTGGGCTTTTTACAGCTGGGGAACACCCTTGCAAACTACAGGCGTCAGCGGCGCACCCGAGCCCACAGCAGAATACCGCAACGCCCCGAACAGCGAAGATTTTGGCACGGACAGTACTGGTAAAAAAAATGCCGTTCTAGAGAAATACTGGAACCCAAAATATGACCCTGCCACCTGGCCACACATGGTGACGTACACCATTGGCTTTAGTGGCGACGCCACCACCTGGCCAGATGCCCCCACTATTTTTGCGCCGACAGACAAAACACCATTTGGCTACAATGGCAGTTTCCCCGATTTCGTCACCGGCAACAAATCATGGCCAAATATGCGAAAAAACGGGAAATCAACCGATGAAAGAGTGCGCGCCCTTGATTTGTGGCATGCAGCCATCAATGGTCGTGGCCGGTTTTACGCCGTCAACAAAGGCGAAGATTTAGAAAAAGCCTTCCGCGAAATTATTGGCGCCATCAACGTCCAAACCGACCCAGACCTCAGCTCCAACGCCACCAGCGGCTCCAACACTTCACGCAACGACGTGGGCAAATACACCGCCGCCTATGATCCAAAAAATGGCTGGAAAGGATTTGTGCAGGGCGAAATCGTGCAAAAAGGTGGGTTAACCACCATCCCCAACCCCGGTTGGAACGGCGAAACCACCGCCGACAAACTCGATGCCGCCGGCTTCAACATCAACACCCGCGTCGTGGTGGGCTGGAGCGACCAGTTGACTACCGCTGGCCCTGAAAAAGGTGGCGTGGCATTTCGCTGGGCGAATGATGAAACCTACCTGAGCAGCAAACAAAGAACCTGGCTACAAAAGAACACCGCCGGCACCGATGAGGGCGCTACCAAAGGCGGGCAGCGGCTGAACTACATCCGGGGCGATAAATCGCTTGAAGGCACGACCACCAGCCAGCCATACCGCCAGCGCCAGTCCATTCAGGGCGACATCATCAACTCCGTCGTCTGGTACACGGGCGCACCAGCCTCCAACCTGGCGTTGAAGGGCTACACCCAGTTCGTACGCGCCAACAGTACCCGCCCAGCCATGATCTACGTTGGCGGCAACGACGGCATGTTGCACGGCTTTGCTGCTGCTGATGGCAGCGAGACCTTGGCCTACGTCCCCCGGGGCGCCATGGCCCAGCTGCGCTACCTGACGGTACCGGAGTACAAAGACAGTCATAAATTTTTCGTCGATGGCTCACCCATGACCGGCGACGTGGACATGGGCACCGGCACCCAAGACCCGCAAGACCCCAACTACAACCCCAACTACCAGCCCGACTGGCGCACCTTGCTGGTCGGCACCATGGGGCTGGGCGGCAAGGGCTATTTTGTGCTCGACGTTACCAATCCGACGACGGCAGCAGGCTCTGCACCGGCCTTTGTCGAAGCCAGTGCAGGTGATCTGGTCAAGCTCGACCGCACACGCAACGTCGAAGACACTACCCCCGACTGCGTCACCAAGCTGAACACGGCGCAAAAGGCTGCTTGCAACAAAGCCGTTGCCGAAGATGCTGACATTGGCCATATCACCGCTCGCCCCGTCATCGACGAGGCAGACCCCATGCGTAGCTCGCAAATTACGCGCCTGAACAACAACCGCTGGGCCGTGGTGATGGGCAATGGCTACAACAGCAAAAACCAGCGCCCGGTGCTGCTGATCCAGTACCTGGACGGCGACAAGGAGTTGCTGCGCATTCCAGTCACCGGCACTGCAGACATCCCACCTACCCCTGGTTCTGGCTTGTCCAACGATAACGGCCTATCTGCTCCACGCCTGGTGGATTTGAACGGGGACGGTCGCCCCGACATTGCGTACGCTGGCGACAACCTGGGCAATATGTGGAAATTTGACCTCACCAATATCACCGCCGCCAACTGGAGCGTGGCCTTTAGCGGCAGCCCACTGTTCACAGCTCAAGGTCCAGGATCGTACGGCGGGGCCTCACGCACAGTCGTCCAGCCCATTTCTACCGTGCCCACAGTACGCGCCAACGATCGCATGAAAACCGTCGGTACAGGCCCCAGCGCCACCAGCGTCAAGGTGGGAGGCATGATGGTGGCCTTTGGTACTGGTCGCAACGTCACCAAGCTCGACCCAGCCAGCAACGTTGTGCAAACCCTGTATTCAGTGCTGGACAACACCCGCTACAAAATTATCGATACCACCCTGGGCAAGCGCCTGCAGGTGCACCCTGGCGGCGGCACCTGCCCCAATGGTGCCGACTGCGTGCCAACCCCTACCGCACTGGGCACTGGCGTAGCCACTGCCAAACTGGCCGAACAAACCATTAACGATGGCGATTCGGGCACACTCACCGCCAAAGTGGCTATGGATTGGAATACGCACAACGGCTGGTTCCTGGACATGCCAGCCACTGGCGAGCGCCTGCTCAAGCCCATGGAGTTTTATGACGGCACCAACATCTTGCGCATGTACTCGCAAGTGCCAGCCAAAGGATCCAATGCCAATCCAGACGTAGAAAGCTGCGACGAGGCGACACTGGACGTGGAGCGCCAATATCGTACCGACGTCAATATCATGGATGGTCAAAAAGCATCGTTTCAGATTACGTCTGTTGCCAATGACGGAGTTTTCAACGACCCCAACGGCGGCCCATCGCGCATTAAAGTCACGGCAGGCTCACACACCAACATCGTCCAAGGCAATCGCAACCTGGATGTGGATGTGAAGAACAAAACCCGGACGGACAACCGCTCCCCCGAACAATCCATGCGCCCCAGCTGGCGCCAAGTCAAATAA
- a CDS encoding PilX N-terminal domain-containing pilus assembly protein — MPRLHPSLHTRRQNGVALFVVIVFVMLTMLLALWASRTALFSEMVVGNDADYQRSFEAAQALLQDAELDIRGETPTGKDCSGSGDICRTSTVDKIPLEAKDITTLLANLDDQTSTGKCRNGLCTKRAGRQDFWNYANGLTPNPSAKSNAGEAPLSTMAKPGVGARYGQYTGAVASNNPILNDRSKNDAGGWYWIEVLPYANQSSKNSGLLIDPSNAKKNQLPLNLDVYVVYRITALAYGRKPSTMVVLQQTYARQRRKD, encoded by the coding sequence ATGCCCCGCCTTCACCCCTCCTTACATACCCGACGTCAAAACGGCGTCGCCCTGTTCGTCGTCATCGTCTTCGTCATGCTCACCATGCTGCTGGCGCTGTGGGCCTCACGCACCGCACTGTTCAGCGAAATGGTAGTCGGCAACGACGCCGACTACCAACGCTCCTTTGAAGCCGCACAGGCCCTGCTGCAAGACGCCGAACTCGACATTCGCGGTGAAACCCCCACCGGCAAAGACTGCAGCGGTTCGGGCGATATCTGCCGCACCAGCACCGTGGACAAAATTCCGCTGGAAGCCAAAGACATCACCACCTTGCTCGCCAACCTGGACGATCAAACCAGCACCGGAAAATGCCGCAATGGTCTATGCACCAAACGTGCCGGCCGACAAGATTTTTGGAACTACGCCAACGGCCTCACCCCCAACCCGTCTGCAAAAAGTAATGCAGGGGAAGCCCCACTCAGTACCATGGCAAAACCTGGCGTGGGCGCCCGTTATGGTCAATACACCGGCGCTGTGGCTAGCAATAACCCCATTTTGAATGACCGCAGCAAAAATGATGCCGGTGGTTGGTACTGGATCGAGGTATTGCCTTACGCCAATCAAAGCAGCAAAAATTCGGGTCTACTCATCGATCCCAGCAATGCAAAAAAGAACCAGCTTCCGCTCAACCTCGACGTGTACGTGGTTTACCGCATCACCGCCCTGGCCTATGGGCGCAAGCCCAGCACCATGGTAGTGCTGCAACAAACCTATGCCCGCCAACGGCGCAAGGATTGA
- a CDS encoding PilW family protein produces MPIQITIAPPAARKRPYGSAHQHGLSLIEVLIGLVVGLLVIAAATSALMVSRGISGTVSDVSSLQQQAAYAFRVMGQQLRQAGSLYLNPNPTNKSDPTDPQIEVAFETKADATGGNSFDPSQDTLSNSGGGITIGYRRYKDPVFTSTALQSIARNCVGGPADSNNDQRMESTFRLNGSELQCSGNGTTSQPIVQNVAQFQVRYMLQDTTTPGDTKIQYVTAIPSGQWGRVQGVEVCMVLYGSEVINMPAGSSYTDCTGNNTDMTALTGDRAKRLHMAFRSVYQLRSQGLL; encoded by the coding sequence ATGCCTATACAAATTACCATCGCGCCCCCCGCAGCCCGCAAGCGCCCTTATGGCAGCGCCCACCAGCACGGTTTGAGTCTGATCGAAGTCTTGATTGGCCTGGTGGTTGGCCTGCTCGTCATCGCTGCAGCCACCAGTGCACTCATGGTCTCACGCGGCATTTCAGGCACCGTGAGCGATGTCAGCAGCCTGCAGCAGCAGGCTGCCTACGCCTTTCGCGTCATGGGCCAGCAATTGCGCCAGGCCGGCTCTCTTTATCTCAACCCCAATCCCACCAACAAAAGTGACCCCACCGATCCACAAATCGAAGTCGCTTTTGAAACCAAAGCCGATGCCACAGGTGGCAACAGCTTTGATCCTAGTCAAGACACTTTAAGTAATAGCGGTGGCGGCATCACCATCGGCTACCGCCGTTACAAAGACCCAGTATTTACATCCACGGCATTGCAATCCATCGCACGTAACTGTGTTGGCGGCCCAGCCGACAGCAATAACGACCAACGCATGGAAAGTACATTCCGCCTCAATGGCTCTGAATTGCAATGCAGCGGCAATGGCACTACCTCTCAGCCTATTGTGCAAAACGTAGCGCAATTTCAGGTGCGCTACATGCTGCAAGACACCACTACGCCGGGCGATACCAAAATTCAATATGTCACAGCCATTCCATCTGGCCAATGGGGCCGTGTGCAAGGCGTTGAGGTCTGCATGGTGCTCTACGGCAGCGAAGTCATCAACATGCCCGCTGGCAGCAGCTACACCGACTGTACTGGCAACAATACCGATATGACCGCCCTCACCGGTGACCGCGCCAAGCGCCTGCATATGGCGTTTCGCAGCGTTTACCAGCTGCGCAGCCAAGGGCTGCTCTAA
- the pilV gene encoding type IV pilus modification protein PilV yields MHRLTSSSPSAQRQRGISLLESLIAMIVAALGILGVVGMQMRTLTDSQTTVRRAQAIRLIEDLSERLKVNPNAMTDISAYVSGFSDTPSPGNCGTACNHTALAKYDLGIWKQNVAASLPLGQASIFLAPSEPTNNRRQLGVMISWRENERDTSTNFKDALDAVTGGGGSGSVSCQAGRTCHLQYIPVSARCAPYDKGGSITTTYYCS; encoded by the coding sequence ATGCACCGGCTAACTTCATCCTCCCCTTCTGCCCAACGCCAGCGCGGTATTTCGCTGCTGGAATCTCTTATTGCCATGATTGTTGCTGCCTTGGGTATTTTGGGTGTGGTAGGAATGCAAATGCGCACCCTGACCGACTCCCAAACCACCGTACGTCGCGCCCAAGCTATTCGGTTGATTGAAGATTTAAGCGAGCGGCTCAAGGTCAACCCCAACGCGATGACAGACATATCCGCCTACGTGTCTGGTTTTTCCGATACACCCAGCCCAGGCAATTGCGGTACCGCCTGCAACCACACCGCTCTGGCCAAATACGACCTAGGTATTTGGAAGCAAAACGTTGCTGCCAGTCTGCCGCTAGGGCAGGCCAGCATTTTTCTGGCGCCATCCGAGCCCACGAACAACCGCCGCCAGCTCGGCGTGATGATCTCCTGGCGCGAAAACGAACGCGACACCAGCACCAACTTCAAAGACGCTCTCGACGCCGTCACCGGCGGCGGCGGTAGTGGCTCCGTCAGCTGCCAGGCAGGCCGTACCTGCCACCTGCAATACATCCCCGTTTCAGCTCGCTGCGCGCCATACGACAAAGGCGGCAGTATCACCACCACCTATTACTGCTCCTGA
- a CDS encoding GspH/FimT family pseudopilin: MHTSTLHHRTHPGTALGGFTLVEMLVTVSIVALLSAIAVPSFAHMIEGWRVRQAAESLQSSLHFARSEAIKRSGRVVLQKLPNNTNGCTSASTARDWDCGWIVCEDTNANGSCSATEPMLQRIDTPARVQVARTGGAASIEFNRWGLVSGPWLGFTLIPLDKTVSHPGTRGVCMSSGGRIRIISQEAIPCTG; the protein is encoded by the coding sequence ATGCACACCAGCACCCTCCACCACCGCACCCACCCCGGCACAGCCCTGGGCGGGTTCACGCTGGTGGAAATGCTGGTGACCGTCAGCATCGTGGCCCTGCTCTCAGCCATTGCCGTACCCAGCTTCGCCCACATGATCGAAGGCTGGCGCGTGCGCCAAGCCGCTGAAAGCCTGCAGTCCAGCCTGCACTTTGCCCGCTCAGAAGCCATCAAACGCTCCGGGCGCGTCGTGCTGCAAAAGCTACCCAACAACACCAACGGTTGCACCAGCGCCAGCACCGCCCGCGACTGGGATTGCGGCTGGATCGTGTGCGAAGACACCAACGCCAACGGCAGCTGCAGCGCCACCGAACCCATGCTGCAGCGCATCGACACCCCGGCGCGGGTGCAAGTGGCGCGCACCGGCGGCGCTGCCAGCATCGAATTCAACCGCTGGGGCCTGGTCAGCGGCCCCTGGCTGGGTTTTACCCTGATCCCTTTAGACAAAACCGTCTCCCACCCCGGCACACGCGGCGTGTGCATGAGCTCTGGGGGGCGCATCCGCATCATTTCGCAAGAGGCTATTCCATGCACCGGCTAA
- a CDS encoding GspH/FimT family pseudopilin, with the protein MSFLAPPPPTRARARGFTLIELMVTIAIVAILAAIAAPSFTGMIERWRVRQAAEELQSTQYYARSEAIKRSGGITIEAANGWGSGWSVKHTLGGTTTELQTTPAPKKIGVTQTNNTFYVDRWGMVATTANGAATKVEFIVYPEGKGDSSPNASRLCAGQGGRIQILPLSQNCT; encoded by the coding sequence ATGTCTTTTCTCGCCCCCCCACCCCCCACCCGCGCGCGCGCCCGGGGCTTTACCCTGATCGAGCTGATGGTGACCATCGCCATCGTCGCCATCCTGGCCGCCATTGCCGCACCCAGCTTCACCGGCATGATCGAGCGCTGGCGCGTACGCCAGGCCGCCGAAGAACTGCAATCAACCCAGTACTACGCCCGCTCAGAAGCCATCAAGCGCAGCGGCGGCATCACCATTGAAGCAGCGAACGGCTGGGGCAGCGGCTGGAGCGTCAAGCACACCCTCGGCGGCACCACCACCGAGCTGCAAACCACGCCCGCACCCAAAAAAATCGGCGTCACCCAAACCAACAACACCTTCTACGTCGATCGCTGGGGCATGGTGGCCACCACTGCCAACGGTGCTGCCACCAAGGTGGAATTCATCGTTTACCCCGAGGGCAAGGGCGACAGCTCCCCCAACGCCTCGCGCCTGTGCGCCGGCCAGGGCGGACGCATCCAAATCCTGCCCCTGTCCCAAAACTGCACCTGA
- a CDS encoding NnrS family protein: MQTPTTPPSPFAVQGWPVLRLGFRPFYLVTALLACLSVPVWIAAFLGHIQLPLAQPLAPLLWHGHEMLFGFAAGVVAGFLLTAVKAWTGRQTPRGPLLAVLVLLWLAARLAVFFAPYAVFAVIDMLLLPAVALALLRVLIQSGNKRNIPLISLLLLMALANGAFHLAVLGVLTLSAVTALYAQLGLIVMVVCVMTGRVLPMFTKNVTPGLVIRIPPRFEPALLAATALALLLWVLGAPALLVAVAALLAGGLHAVRLWLWHPQVTLGRPILWVLHASYAWLPLGFVLLALAQLGLLPLSLAVHAFGVGVIGGLIIGMVTRTARGHTGRPLQAGRGETLAYAFVLLAAVLRVLVPALQPAWYAYAVEGAACLWALAFAIYLFIYTPWLTQTRLDGKDG, from the coding sequence ATGCAGACACCTACCACCCCCCCATCGCCTTTTGCCGTTCAGGGCTGGCCTGTGCTGCGCCTGGGTTTTCGGCCGTTTTATCTGGTGACGGCCTTGCTCGCTTGCCTGTCGGTGCCGGTGTGGATTGCGGCTTTTTTAGGCCATATCCAGCTGCCGTTGGCACAGCCGCTGGCGCCGCTGCTCTGGCATGGGCACGAGATGCTGTTTGGCTTTGCTGCTGGCGTGGTGGCGGGCTTTTTGCTCACCGCCGTCAAGGCCTGGACGGGGCGGCAGACGCCGCGCGGGCCGCTGTTGGCGGTGCTGGTGCTGCTGTGGCTGGCGGCGCGGCTGGCGGTGTTTTTCGCGCCGTACGCGGTGTTCGCCGTGATCGACATGCTGCTGCTGCCGGCGGTGGCGCTGGCGCTGCTGCGTGTGCTGATCCAGTCGGGCAACAAGCGCAATATTCCGTTGATTTCGTTGCTGCTACTCATGGCGCTGGCCAATGGCGCGTTTCACCTGGCGGTGTTGGGGGTGTTGACGCTGTCTGCGGTGACGGCGCTGTACGCGCAGCTGGGCCTGATCGTGATGGTGGTGTGCGTGATGACGGGGCGCGTGCTGCCCATGTTCACCAAGAACGTGACCCCGGGTTTGGTCATTCGCATTCCGCCGCGTTTTGAGCCCGCGCTGCTGGCCGCCACGGCCCTGGCGCTGCTGCTGTGGGTGCTGGGTGCGCCGGCGCTTTTGGTGGCGGTGGCGGCGTTGCTCGCTGGCGGGCTGCACGCGGTGCGGCTGTGGCTGTGGCACCCGCAGGTCACGCTGGGGCGCCCGATTCTGTGGGTGCTGCACGCTTCTTATGCATGGCTGCCGCTGGGCTTTGTGCTGCTGGCGCTGGCGCAGCTGGGGCTGCTGCCGCTGTCCTTGGCGGTGCACGCCTTTGGCGTGGGGGTGATTGGCGGGCTCATCATCGGCATGGTCACGCGCACTGCGCGCGGGCATACCGGGCGCCCGCTGCAGGCTGGGCGCGGCGAGACGCTGGCCTACGCCTTCGTGCTGCTGGCGGCGGTGCTGCGCGTGCTGGTGCCGGCGCTGCAGCCGGCCTGGTATGCGTACGCGGTGGAGGGCGCGGCCTGCCTGTGGGCGCTGGCCTTTGCCATTTACCTGTTCATCTACACCCCCTGGCTGACCCAGACCCGTCTGGACGGCAAGGACGGTTGA
- a CDS encoding DUF2249 domain-containing protein, with the protein MSTIVAEIDVRTIAPYERHAQIFGRFDALAPGEAIVIVNDHNPVPLHMQLEGRSPGAVSWTYLQAGPDLWRVEIGKQEAKKGHGNGGCCGSCGGH; encoded by the coding sequence ATGAGCACCATCGTTGCTGAAATCGACGTGCGTACCATCGCCCCCTACGAGCGCCATGCGCAGATTTTTGGCCGTTTCGACGCCCTGGCGCCGGGCGAGGCCATCGTCATCGTCAACGACCACAATCCCGTGCCGCTGCATATGCAGCTCGAAGGCCGCAGCCCTGGGGCGGTGTCCTGGACTTATCTGCAAGCCGGCCCTGACCTGTGGCGTGTGGAGATCGGCAAGCAAGAGGCCAAGAAGGGTCACGGCAACGGCGGTTGCTGCGGCTCCTGCGGCGGGCACTGA
- a CDS encoding uracil-DNA glycosylase family protein — translation MPEESLAHLLTRVRACRLCAAQLPLGPRPVLQAAGSARILLAGQAPGRKVHASGIPFDDASGARLRAWLGLSAAQFYDPALVAILPMGFCYPGTGRSGDLPPRPECAPAWRAPLLAQLAHIELTVVLGQYALAWHLPQARGGVTAAVRDWRQYWPHTIALPHPSPRNNGWLQRNPWFEAELLPQVQARVQQIVQPGAQCPPQEPQQPPLP, via the coding sequence ATGCCCGAAGAATCTTTGGCCCACCTGCTCACCCGCGTGCGCGCCTGCCGCCTGTGCGCGGCGCAGCTGCCGCTGGGGCCGCGTCCGGTGCTGCAGGCAGCGGGCAGCGCGCGCATCCTGCTCGCCGGCCAGGCGCCGGGGCGCAAGGTGCACGCCAGCGGCATCCCGTTTGACGACGCCAGCGGCGCACGCCTGCGCGCCTGGCTGGGCCTGAGCGCAGCGCAGTTCTACGACCCGGCCCTGGTTGCCATCCTGCCCATGGGTTTTTGCTACCCGGGCACAGGCCGGTCGGGCGACCTGCCACCGCGCCCGGAATGCGCCCCCGCCTGGCGCGCGCCCCTGCTGGCGCAGCTGGCGCACATCGAGCTGACCGTGGTGCTGGGGCAATACGCCCTGGCCTGGCACCTGCCGCAGGCGCGCGGCGGCGTCACCGCTGCCGTGCGCGACTGGCGCCAATACTGGCCCCACACCATCGCCCTGCCCCACCCCAGCCCACGCAACAACGGCTGGCTGCAGCGCAACCCCTGGTTCGAGGCCGAGCTGCTGCCGCAGGTGCAGGCACGGGTGCAGCAGATCGTGCAACCGGGCGCTCAGTGCCCGCCGCAGGAGCCGCAGCAACCGCCGTTGCCGTGA
- a CDS encoding replication-associated recombination protein A, whose amino-acid sequence MSVPPLYQPLAERLRPRSLAEVIGQQHVLGPGMPLRLAFESGRPHSCIFWGPPGVGKTTIARLMADAFDAQFISISAVLGGVKDIRDAVQQAENARDGLVAQRTIVFVDEVHRFNKSQQDAFLPHVESGLFTFVGATTENPSFEVNSALLSRAAVYVLQPLTADDLKQIVALAQSRQALPAIENVAIERLVAYADGDARRLLGTLETLAISAQQAGIERIEEDWLLSVLGQQLRRYDKGGEQFYDTISALHKSVRGSDPDAALYWLCRMLDGGADARYLARRIVRMAWEDVGLADPRALQIVNDAAATYERLGSPEGELALAQAVIYLAVAPKSNAGYMAYKKARALVQQDGTRAVPLHLRNAPTALMKSLDYGRDYRYAHDEEDGFAAGENYFPQELTPPPVFYQPVPRGLEIKIGEKLAQLQARNAAARAGGL is encoded by the coding sequence ATGAGTGTTCCCCCTCTTTATCAGCCCCTGGCCGAGCGTCTGCGCCCGCGCAGCCTGGCCGAGGTGATCGGCCAGCAGCATGTGCTGGGCCCGGGTATGCCGCTGCGCCTGGCGTTTGAATCCGGGCGCCCGCACAGCTGCATCTTCTGGGGCCCGCCGGGGGTGGGCAAGACGACGATTGCGCGCCTCATGGCCGATGCGTTCGATGCCCAGTTCATCAGCATCAGCGCCGTGCTCGGGGGTGTCAAAGACATCCGCGACGCCGTGCAGCAGGCCGAGAACGCGCGCGATGGCCTGGTGGCGCAGCGCACCATCGTCTTTGTCGATGAGGTGCACCGTTTCAACAAAAGCCAGCAAGACGCGTTTTTGCCGCATGTGGAGAGTGGGCTGTTCACCTTTGTCGGCGCCACCACCGAGAACCCGTCGTTCGAGGTCAATTCGGCCCTGCTCTCGCGTGCGGCGGTGTACGTGTTGCAGCCGCTGACGGCCGACGATTTAAAGCAAATTGTGGCTCTAGCCCAATCCAGGCAAGCGCTACCAGCTATAGAAAATGTAGCAATCGAGCGCCTGGTGGCGTATGCCGATGGCGACGCCCGGCGCTTGCTGGGCACGCTCGAAACCCTGGCCATCAGCGCCCAGCAGGCGGGCATTGAGCGCATCGAGGAAGACTGGTTGCTCTCGGTGCTGGGCCAGCAGCTGCGCCGTTACGACAAGGGCGGCGAGCAGTTCTACGACACCATCAGCGCGCTGCACAAGTCGGTGCGCGGCTCGGACCCCGACGCGGCGCTGTACTGGCTGTGCCGGATGCTCGACGGCGGCGCAGATGCGCGCTACCTGGCGCGGCGCATCGTGCGCATGGCCTGGGAGGATGTGGGCCTGGCCGATCCGCGCGCCCTGCAGATCGTGAACGACGCCGCCGCCACCTACGAGCGCCTGGGCAGCCCCGAGGGCGAGCTGGCGCTGGCGCAGGCGGTGATTTATCTGGCCGTGGCGCCCAAGAGCAACGCTGGTTATATGGCGTACAAAAAAGCCCGCGCCCTGGTGCAGCAAGACGGCACCCGGGCGGTGCCGCTGCACCTGCGCAATGCGCCGACGGCGCTGATGAAGTCGCTCGACTATGGCCGCGACTACCGCTACGCGCACGACGAGGAAGATGGGTTTGCAGCAGGCGAAAACTATTTTCCGCAAGAGCTGACGCCGCCGCCGGTTTTCTACCAGCCCGTGCCGCGTGGCCTGGAGATCAAGATTGGTGAAAAACTCGCCCAGCTGCAGGCGCGCAACGCAGCGGCGCGGGCGGGGGGGCTGTAA